The region TGATCAAATTTATGTGCAAAATACCCAACAAGTTAAGAGTGGTGATCGCCTCTTCTCTATCAAGGAGCGTGGATAATGAAAGAGCTTATCCTTGAGATTCTCTCTAGCCTTGGGCAAGAGACAGGCATTTATCAATTTATGCAGTCGGGGACGGACTTTGCGCACTCTGGTTTTGCTAGTCTCCTAATGATTGGCGTGGGACTCTTACTCCTCTATCTTGCTATTAAAAAGGAATTTGAGCCTCTCTTAATGTTACCCATCGGATTTGGTGCGATCCTTGCCAATATCCCCATGGCAAGTGAGACGATGATCGGTGCGGTAAGTACCATTCAGCCTAGTTTAGCCGACGACGCGCTTTTAGGCTCAACCCAAGCAATTGGGCAAGCAGTTAATCACTTTATCTCTCCTGGGGGATTTATCGGTCAATTTTACGAATTTGGCATCGAACGCGGTCTCTTCCCCCTCCTCATCTTTATGGGCGTAGGCGCAATGACAGACTTTGGCCCACTCATCGCCAACCCCAAAACCCTCCTCTTAGGGGCTGCTGCTCAATTTGGTATCTTTGCCGCGCTCTTTTTGGCGCTGGTGCTCAACATCATTCCCGGTATCGAGTATACCCTAAGTGATGCCGCCTCCATTGGTATCATCGGAGGTGCTGATGGCCCTACCAGTATCTATGTTACCTCGCGTCTAAGTCGCGATCTTCTTGGCCCGATTGCGGTGGCTGCCTATAGTTATATGGCACTAGTTCCGGTCATTCAACCTC is a window of Entomospira culicis DNA encoding:
- a CDS encoding sodium ion-translocating decarboxylase subunit beta, whose product is MKELILEILSSLGQETGIYQFMQSGTDFAHSGFASLLMIGVGLLLLYLAIKKEFEPLLMLPIGFGAILANIPMASETMIGAVSTIQPSLADDALLGSTQAIGQAVNHFISPGGFIGQFYEFGIERGLFPLLIFMGVGAMTDFGPLIANPKTLLLGAAAQFGIFAALFLALVLNIIPGIEYTLSDAASIGIIGGADGPTSIYVTSRLSRDLLGPIAVAAYSYMALVPVIQPPIMRLLTSKQERAIVMHQQREVSQREKILFPIVVFLLTILLLPTATPLIGALMFGNLTSVVGATKRLSQTMQNELINIVTIMLGLAVGSKMSADKFLTPQTLGIIALGLVAFAIGTASGVILAKLMSKWSKTPINPLIGAAGVSAVPMSARVVNKVGLEENESNYLLMHAMGPNVAGVLGSAVVAGILLKVVPLLENLL